One Actinomadura viridis genomic region harbors:
- a CDS encoding non-ribosomal peptide synthetase encodes MNRGDLEDILPLSPLQQGFFFHALLDGDDSDVYTAQLVLDLDGPLDVPALRTAAATLLRRHANLRAAFWHEDLSRPVQVIPREVEPPWEEIDLTGHPAGTAEADAVVARERARPFEMTAPPLLRFVLVRLAADRHRLVFTNHHILLDGWSTPILATELFTLYVQGGHDRGFPRVTPYKNYLAWLARQDRDAAEDAWRRALSGVAEPSLVAPDAAGRPPTPPEAAVTELDERLTKRLGRAARRHGVTLGTVLQGAWGLVLSRVLGTEDVVFGATVSGRPAELPGIEQMIGLFINTIPVRVRHRPGESLAALMERLQDEQTELLPHHHLGLTDIQRAAGHRTALFDTMTVLENYPFDPSSMDGSLNGVRIAAADSHDATHFPLSLVAVPGSCLSLRLHHRPDVYGADVAEALLARVRCFLEAFAEDSGRLIGSVELSGEAERARTAAWNDTAAAPRAGTIPELFEAQAARTPGDTALVHGDRALTYGELNARADRLARHLVARGIGPEDRVALVLPRTPEIVVAILAVLKAGAAYVPIDPEYPAEHVAYLLGDCRPALTLTPDDLPPGDPAPGDPAPGDPAPGDPAPDEPADAVPGRPARPPLPGNAAYVIYTSGSTGRPKGVTITHASLLNYFEEHRASFFEPVIAEHRATGAERRMRFAHLASFSFDTSWMGLLWMIHGQELHLVDDRTRRDAEAYTAYVERAGIDVINTTPSHFRALREAGLPAGAGRGPSQLLLGGEPVPGDLWQELRRLGAAARNFYGPTEATIDTMNQPVSAGEDPAIGAPYRNTRAYVLDAALQPAPAGVPGELYLAGVQLARGYLDRPVLTAERFVADPFGPPGERMYRTGDRARWRPDGTIEHLGRVDDQVKIRGFRVEPGEVESVITRYDGVARAAVVARDGRLAAYVVPAAAGLDLASLRRHVTAHLPAHMVPTFTTLDALPLTVNGKLDRAALPAPGSGAEVTRAPRSPQEEILCGLFAEVLGVSRVGVDEGFFDLGGDSLTATRLVGRIRSALGAELPVRALFEAPTVAGLAGRVAAAAGTARPALVRAGQRPEEVPLSYAQRRLWFLNRFEGRTATFTMPFALRLSGPLDPEALRAALGDVVTRHEPLRTIFPDASGTPRRLVLDPASARPRLTVTEIGESRLPGALAASAGQGFDLSVEPPLRARLFALGGDTHVLLLVLHHIAADGWSMAPLARDVLLAYAARAAGRAPEWEPLPVQYADYTLWQRELLGSEDDPDSLIARQIAYWKEVLAGLPEELPLPADRPRPAEATYRGGTVTFELDAALHAGLRKLARETGASLFMVMQAAYATLLTRLGAGTDVPIGSPIAGRTDEALDDLVGMFVNMLVLRTDTAGDPTFRELVARVRETGLAAYAHQDLPFERLVDVLAPARSMARHPLFQVVLSFQNNPEARLELDGLSGAAEPLPSGTAKYDLSLYLEERHGEDNTPAGIDGGLEYALDLFGPATARSIADRFVRLVAELVAEPDRPIGAAEILAPHERATILGEWAGGQVTVPVGGATLHRLFEARAAASPDAPAVTFEGRTLSYGQVNAWANRLARSLAERGVGPERFVALRLPRSAELVVAVLAVLKAGGAYVPVDPDYPADRIALMVEDARPVLTLDTVDAAADYPDDDLGIEVSPESPAYVIYTSGSTGRPKGVVVPHGNVVRLLRSTEGWFGFGSGDVWTLFHSFAFDFSVWELWGALLYGGRLVVVPYMTSRSPGEFLRLVESERVTVLNQTPSAFYQLMAADRDAAGVDLSALRYVVFGGEALEPGRLEDWYSRHSDDAPVLVNMYGITETTVHVSYLPLDRDTAASASGSVIGTGIPDLRVYVLDDRLQPVPAGVVGELYVAGPGLARGYLNRPDLTAERFVADPYGVPGSRMYRTGDLGRWLPDGGLEYLGRSDQQVQLRGFRIEPGEIEAVLARHEAVSDVAVVVRDDRLIAYIVGTDTGLREYAAGYLPSHMVPAAVVELDALPLTVNGKLDRAALPAPDFAAKVSGQAPRTPQEETLAGLFAEVLGLERVGVGDGFFELGGDSIIAIQLVSRARQAGLVISPREVFQHQTVEQLAALARPVDEAGTFDKEPPGAAIGPVPATPIMRWFRELNGPVDDYSQRMLLQVPPGLRLEDLSRALRTLLDHHDMLRLRVDRTTPDWEFEVAERGTVDAAALVRRVDVAGLGDRELRAVLAGEAAGARRRLDPEAGTMARLVWFDAGPGRPGRLLLTLHHLVVDGVSWRILLPDLVTAWAGHELAPAGTSFRRWAQRLAAAASDPARLAELPLWSEILATPDPLLGARPLDPAADTFGTARHHTVELPPGVTGPLLAEVPAAFHGRVNDVLLTGLAIAVAGWRDGEATAVLVDLEGHGREEIVPGVDLSRTAGWFTTIFPVRLDAGAVGRAEVRAGGPALGTALKRVKEQLREIPDNGIGYGLLRPRLTGTAGGDDAAPSSCPQIAFNYLGRSAVPEGTDWGPADAAESEALGAGQNDALALVHAIEINAHTRDLPGGPRLTATFTWAGGLFDEARIEDLTGRWCEALRGLVAHVVDGRSGGPVGGFTPSDLSLVSVTQDEIDELAAELDDLDDLDGEGELP; translated from the coding sequence GTGAACCGGGGCGACCTGGAGGACATCCTGCCGCTGTCCCCGCTGCAGCAGGGATTCTTCTTCCACGCGCTGCTCGACGGGGACGACTCCGACGTCTACACCGCCCAGCTCGTCCTGGACCTGGACGGGCCCCTGGACGTCCCGGCGCTCCGGACCGCCGCCGCCACGCTGCTGCGCCGCCACGCCAACCTGCGGGCCGCGTTCTGGCACGAGGACCTGTCCCGGCCCGTGCAGGTCATCCCGCGCGAGGTCGAGCCGCCCTGGGAGGAGATCGACCTCACCGGCCACCCCGCGGGCACCGCCGAGGCGGACGCGGTGGTGGCGCGGGAGCGGGCCCGCCCGTTCGAGATGACGGCGCCGCCGCTGCTCCGCTTCGTGCTGGTGCGGCTGGCCGCCGACCGGCACCGGCTGGTGTTCACCAACCACCACATCCTGCTGGACGGCTGGTCCACGCCGATCCTGGCGACCGAGCTGTTCACGCTGTACGTGCAGGGCGGCCACGACCGGGGATTCCCGCGGGTCACCCCGTACAAGAACTACCTGGCCTGGCTGGCCCGGCAGGACCGGGACGCGGCCGAGGACGCCTGGCGCCGCGCGCTGAGCGGGGTCGCGGAGCCCAGCCTGGTCGCGCCGGACGCGGCCGGCCGTCCGCCCACGCCGCCCGAGGCGGCCGTCACCGAACTGGACGAACGGCTCACCAAGAGGCTCGGCCGTGCCGCCCGCCGCCACGGCGTGACCCTCGGCACGGTCCTGCAAGGCGCGTGGGGCCTGGTCTTGAGCCGCGTGCTCGGCACCGAGGACGTCGTCTTCGGCGCGACCGTCTCGGGACGGCCCGCGGAACTGCCCGGCATCGAGCAGATGATCGGCCTCTTCATCAACACCATCCCGGTCCGGGTGCGCCACCGCCCCGGGGAATCCCTGGCCGCCCTGATGGAACGGCTCCAGGACGAGCAGACCGAACTGCTGCCCCACCACCATCTCGGCCTCACCGACATCCAGCGGGCGGCCGGGCACCGCACGGCGCTCTTCGACACCATGACGGTGCTGGAGAACTACCCGTTCGACCCGTCGTCCATGGACGGCTCGCTCAACGGGGTGCGGATCGCCGCCGCCGACTCCCACGACGCCACCCACTTCCCGTTGTCGCTGGTGGCGGTGCCGGGGTCGTGCCTGTCACTGCGGCTGCACCACCGGCCCGACGTGTACGGGGCGGACGTGGCCGAGGCCCTGCTGGCGCGGGTGCGGTGCTTCCTGGAGGCGTTCGCCGAGGACTCCGGCCGCCTGATCGGTTCGGTCGAGCTGAGCGGCGAGGCCGAACGGGCGCGGACGGCGGCCTGGAACGACACCGCCGCCGCCCCGCGCGCCGGGACGATCCCGGAGCTCTTCGAGGCGCAGGCCGCCCGTACGCCCGGCGACACCGCCCTCGTCCACGGCGACCGCGCGCTGACCTACGGCGAGCTGAACGCCCGCGCCGACCGGCTCGCCCGGCACCTGGTCGCACGGGGCATCGGCCCGGAGGACCGCGTCGCGCTCGTCCTGCCCCGCACTCCCGAGATCGTCGTCGCGATCCTCGCGGTGCTCAAGGCGGGCGCCGCGTACGTGCCGATCGATCCCGAGTACCCGGCCGAGCACGTCGCCTACCTACTCGGCGACTGCCGTCCCGCCCTGACGCTCACCCCGGACGACCTGCCCCCGGGCGACCCGGCCCCGGGCGACCCGGCCCCGGGCGACCCGGCCCCGGGCGACCCGGCCCCGGACGAACCGGCGGACGCCGTCCCGGGGCGGCCGGCACGGCCACCGCTGCCGGGGAACGCCGCGTACGTGATCTACACCTCCGGCTCCACCGGCCGCCCCAAGGGCGTCACCATCACCCACGCGAGCCTGCTCAACTACTTCGAGGAGCACCGGGCCTCCTTCTTCGAGCCTGTGATCGCCGAGCACCGCGCGACCGGCGCGGAACGGCGGATGCGGTTCGCCCACCTGGCGTCGTTCTCGTTCGACACCTCGTGGATGGGCCTGCTGTGGATGATCCACGGCCAGGAGCTGCATCTCGTCGACGACCGGACCCGCCGCGACGCCGAGGCTTACACCGCCTACGTGGAGCGGGCCGGGATCGACGTCATCAACACGACACCGTCGCATTTCCGCGCCCTCCGCGAGGCCGGTCTGCCGGCCGGCGCCGGGCGCGGGCCCTCGCAACTCCTGCTCGGCGGGGAGCCCGTCCCCGGCGACCTGTGGCAGGAGCTGCGCCGCCTCGGCGCCGCCGCCCGCAACTTCTACGGGCCGACCGAGGCCACGATCGACACCATGAACCAGCCGGTGTCCGCCGGCGAGGACCCCGCGATCGGCGCCCCGTACCGCAACACCCGCGCCTACGTGCTGGACGCGGCGCTGCAACCGGCGCCCGCCGGCGTGCCGGGCGAGCTGTATCTGGCGGGCGTCCAGCTCGCCCGCGGCTACCTCGACCGGCCCGTGCTCACCGCCGAACGGTTCGTGGCCGACCCGTTCGGGCCGCCCGGAGAACGGATGTACCGGACCGGGGACCGGGCGCGGTGGCGGCCCGACGGCACGATCGAGCATCTCGGCCGGGTCGACGACCAGGTCAAGATCCGGGGCTTCCGGGTGGAGCCCGGCGAGGTGGAGAGCGTGATCACGCGCTACGACGGCGTGGCGCGGGCGGCCGTGGTGGCCCGCGACGGCCGCCTCGCCGCCTACGTCGTCCCGGCCGCCGCGGGCCTCGACCTCGCGAGCCTGCGCCGGCACGTCACCGCGCACCTGCCCGCCCACATGGTCCCGACGTTCACCACGCTGGACGCCCTGCCGCTGACCGTGAACGGCAAGCTGGACCGGGCCGCCCTGCCCGCCCCCGGCTCGGGCGCGGAGGTGACGCGGGCGCCCAGGTCACCTCAGGAGGAGATCCTGTGCGGCCTGTTCGCCGAGGTCCTGGGCGTCTCCCGGGTCGGGGTGGACGAGGGGTTCTTCGACCTGGGCGGGGATTCGCTCACCGCGACCCGCCTGGTCGGCAGGATCCGCTCCGCGCTCGGCGCCGAACTTCCGGTCCGCGCCCTGTTCGAGGCGCCCACCGTCGCCGGCCTGGCCGGACGGGTCGCCGCGGCGGCCGGGACCGCACGGCCCGCGCTCGTCCGGGCCGGGCAGCGGCCGGAGGAGGTCCCGCTGTCGTACGCGCAGCGGCGGCTGTGGTTCCTCAACCGGTTCGAGGGGCGTACGGCCACCTTCACCATGCCGTTCGCGCTCCGCCTCTCCGGCCCCCTCGACCCCGAGGCGCTGCGGGCGGCGCTCGGTGACGTCGTGACCCGGCACGAACCGCTGCGCACGATCTTCCCGGACGCCTCCGGCACCCCCCGCCGGCTCGTCCTCGATCCCGCGTCCGCCCGTCCCCGGCTCACCGTCACCGAGATCGGCGAGAGCCGCCTTCCTGGGGCCCTCGCCGCCTCCGCCGGGCAGGGCTTCGACCTGTCGGTCGAGCCTCCGCTGCGGGCCCGGCTGTTCGCACTGGGCGGCGACACCCACGTCCTGCTGCTGGTCCTGCATCACATCGCGGCCGACGGCTGGTCGATGGCCCCGCTCGCCCGGGACGTGCTCCTGGCGTACGCGGCGCGGGCGGCGGGGAGGGCTCCGGAGTGGGAGCCGTTGCCGGTGCAGTACGCGGATTACACGTTGTGGCAGCGGGAGCTGCTGGGTTCGGAGGATGATCCGGACAGTTTGATCGCGCGGCAGATCGCGTACTGGAAGGAGGTGCTGGCGGGGCTTCCGGAGGAGTTGCCGTTGCCCGCCGACCGGCCGCGGCCCGCCGAGGCGACCTACCGGGGCGGCACCGTCACCTTCGAACTGGACGCCGCCCTGCACGCCGGGCTGCGCAAGCTCGCCCGGGAGACCGGCGCCAGCCTGTTCATGGTGATGCAGGCGGCGTACGCGACGCTGCTGACCAGGCTCGGCGCCGGGACCGACGTGCCGATCGGGTCGCCGATCGCGGGGCGGACGGACGAGGCGCTGGACGACCTGGTCGGCATGTTCGTCAACATGCTCGTCCTGCGCACCGACACCGCCGGAGATCCCACGTTCCGGGAGCTGGTCGCGCGGGTCCGGGAGACCGGCCTGGCCGCCTACGCCCACCAGGACCTGCCCTTCGAACGGCTCGTGGACGTGCTCGCCCCGGCCCGTTCCATGGCCCGGCACCCCCTGTTCCAGGTCGTGCTGTCGTTCCAGAACAACCCCGAGGCCCGGCTGGAACTCGACGGCCTCAGCGGCGCCGCCGAACCGCTGCCGTCCGGGACCGCCAAGTACGACCTCTCCCTCTACCTGGAGGAACGGCACGGCGAGGACAACACCCCGGCCGGGATCGACGGCGGCCTCGAATACGCGCTCGACCTCTTCGGCCCCGCCACCGCCCGGTCGATCGCCGACCGGTTCGTCCGGCTTGTGGCCGAGCTGGTCGCCGAGCCCGACCGGCCCATCGGCGCCGCCGAGATCCTCGCCCCCCACGAGCGCGCGACCATCCTGGGGGAGTGGGCTGGCGGGCAGGTCACCGTGCCCGTGGGGGGCGCCACGCTGCACCGGCTGTTCGAGGCGCGCGCGGCGGCGTCCCCGGATGCTCCCGCGGTGACGTTCGAGGGGCGGACGTTGTCGTATGGGCAGGTGAACGCGTGGGCGAACCGGTTGGCGCGGTCGTTGGCGGAGCGGGGTGTGGGCCCGGAACGGTTCGTGGCGTTGAGGTTGCCGCGTTCGGCCGAGCTGGTGGTGGCGGTCCTGGCGGTGTTGAAGGCGGGGGGTGCGTATGTGCCGGTCGATCCGGATTATCCGGCGGACCGGATCGCGCTCATGGTCGAGGACGCCCGGCCGGTCCTGACGCTCGACACCGTCGACGCCGCCGCCGATTACCCCGACGACGACCTGGGCATCGAGGTTTCCCCGGAAAGCCCGGCCTATGTGATTTATACGTCGGGTTCGACGGGGCGTCCGAAGGGTGTGGTGGTTCCGCACGGGAACGTGGTGCGGTTGTTGCGTTCGACGGAGGGTTGGTTCGGTTTCGGTTCTGGTGACGTGTGGACGTTGTTCCATTCGTTCGCGTTCGATTTCTCGGTGTGGGAGTTGTGGGGGGCGTTGTTGTACGGGGGGCGTCTGGTGGTCGTTCCGTACATGACGTCGCGTTCTCCGGGGGAGTTCCTGCGGTTGGTGGAGTCGGAGCGGGTGACGGTGCTGAATCAGACGCCGTCGGCGTTCTACCAGCTCATGGCGGCGGATCGGGATGCCGCGGGGGTGGATCTGTCGGCGTTGCGGTATGTGGTGTTCGGTGGTGAGGCTCTGGAGCCGGGGCGGTTGGAGGATTGGTATTCGCGTCATTCCGATGACGCTCCGGTCCTGGTCAACATGTACGGGATCACCGAGACCACCGTGCATGTCTCCTATCTCCCTCTCGACCGGGACACCGCCGCCTCGGCATCGGGAAGCGTCATTGGCACCGGAATTCCCGACCTGCGCGTCTACGTTCTGGACGATCGCCTCCAGCCCGTTCCGGCGGGTGTGGTCGGTGAGTTGTATGTGGCCGGTCCCGGTTTGGCGCGTGGCTATCTGAACCGGCCGGATTTGACCGCTGAGCGTTTCGTCGCCGATCCGTACGGTGTTCCGGGCTCCCGTATGTATCGCACGGGGGATCTGGGCCGGTGGCTGCCGGATGGCGGTCTGGAGTATCTGGGCCGTTCGGACCAGCAGGTCCAGTTGCGTGGTTTCCGGATCGAGCCTGGCGAGATCGAGGCGGTCCTGGCCCGGCATGAGGCGGTGTCGGATGTGGCGGTGGTCGTCCGTGACGACCGTCTGATCGCCTACATCGTCGGCACCGACACCGGCCTGCGTGAGTACGCGGCCGGGTATCTGCCGTCGCACATGGTTCCGGCGGCGGTCGTGGAGTTGGACGCGCTGCCGCTGACGGTGAACGGGAAGCTCGACCGGGCCGCTCTGCCGGCCCCCGACTTCGCCGCCAAGGTCTCAGGCCAGGCCCCCCGCACCCCGCAGGAGGAGACGCTTGCGGGGTTGTTCGCCGAGGTGCTGGGGCTGGAGCGGGTCGGGGTGGGGGATGGGTTCTTCGAGCTGGGCGGTGATTCGATCATCGCGATCCAGCTGGTGTCCCGTGCCCGCCAGGCCGGGCTGGTGATCTCTCCTCGTGAGGTCTTCCAGCACCAGACCGTCGAACAGCTCGCCGCCCTCGCCCGCCCGGTCGACGAGGCGGGCACCTTCGACAAGGAGCCGCCGGGCGCCGCGATCGGACCCGTCCCGGCCACCCCGATCATGCGGTGGTTCCGGGAGCTGAACGGCCCGGTCGACGACTACAGCCAGCGGATGCTCCTCCAGGTCCCGCCCGGTCTGCGCCTGGAGGATCTCAGCCGCGCGCTGCGAACGCTCCTCGACCACCACGACATGCTTCGCCTCCGGGTGGACCGGACGACCCCGGACTGGGAGTTCGAGGTCGCCGAGCGGGGCACCGTGGACGCCGCCGCGCTGGTCCGCCGCGTGGACGTCGCCGGTCTGGGCGACCGGGAGTTGCGCGCGGTGCTCGCCGGCGAGGCCGCGGGCGCCCGCCGCCGGCTCGACCCGGAGGCCGGGACGATGGCGCGGCTGGTGTGGTTCGACGCCGGTCCCGGCCGTCCCGGACGGCTGCTGCTGACCCTGCATCACCTGGTCGTGGACGGGGTCTCCTGGCGGATCCTCCTCCCCGACCTGGTCACCGCCTGGGCCGGGCACGAGCTCGCCCCGGCCGGCACCTCGTTCCGCCGCTGGGCGCAGCGGCTGGCCGCGGCGGCGTCCGATCCCGCGCGCCTGGCCGAGCTGCCGCTGTGGTCGGAGATCCTCGCCACGCCCGATCCGCTCCTCGGCGCCCGGCCGCTCGATCCGGCGGCCGACACGTTCGGGACCGCCCGGCACCACACCGTCGAGCTGCCGCCCGGGGTGACCGGGCCGCTTCTGGCGGAGGTGCCCGCCGCGTTCCACGGCCGGGTGAACGACGTGCTGCTGACCGGCCTGGCGATCGCGGTCGCGGGCTGGCGGGACGGCGAGGCGACCGCCGTGCTGGTCGACCTGGAGGGCCACGGGCGGGAGGAGATCGTGCCGGGCGTGGACCTGTCCCGTACCGCGGGCTGGTTCACCACGATCTTCCCGGTACGGCTGGACGCGGGCGCCGTCGGCAGGGCGGAGGTCCGCGCGGGCGGCCCGGCCCTCGGCACCGCGCTGAAGAGGGTGAAGGAGCAGCTCCGCGAGATCCCCGACAACGGCATCGGGTACGGCCTGCTGCGTCCCCGCCTCACCGGAACGGCGGGAGGGGACGACGCCGCGCCGTCCTCGTGCCCGCAGATCGCCTTCAACTACCTGGGCCGGTCCGCCGTGCCGGAGGGCACCGACTGGGGCCCGGCGGACGCGGCCGAGAGCGAGGCGCTCGGCGCCGGGCAGAACGACGCCCTCGCCCTCGTCCACGCCATCGAGATCAACGCCCACACCCGCGACCTGCCCGGCGGGCCGCGGCTGACCGCCACGTTCACCTGGGCGGGCGGCCTGTTCGACGAGGCCCGGATCGAGGACCTCACCGGCCGGTGGTGCGAGGCGCTGCGCGGCCTGGTCGCCCATGTCGTGGACGGGCGGTCCGGCGGCCCGGTCGGCGGGTTCACGCCCTCCGACCTGTCCCTGGTCTCGGTGACCCAGGACGAGATCGACGAGCTGGCCGCGGAACTGGACGACCTGGACGACCTGGACGGCGAAGGGGAGCTGCCGTGA